From the genome of Leptodactylus fuscus isolate aLepFus1 chromosome 1, aLepFus1.hap2, whole genome shotgun sequence, one region includes:
- the PEX11G gene encoding peroxisomal membrane protein 11C gives MAKVVSAVVNVLESYRGRDRMIRTLCYSCQLLGGVITQKHGEEHQCGKSLLIVASQLSHCRTVLRLFDDLSMLAYSVQYGLGNKEKDCLIRWISVLGNIFDQLYYPCEHMAWAADAGVIPIKSDKWWTASTALWGLSLMVGIVRSLRMLIKLRKSKGKHSADDPPKSRGEIKFQMRSELLCIISCFSDLVNAIHWMPPGFLWGGCSPTWLVGLMGTISSVIGIYQTAVGGNSAGV, from the exons ATGGCCAAGGTCGTATCTGCAGTGGTGAATGTCCTGGAGTCGTACAGGGGCAGAGACAGGATG ATACGGACACTATGCTATAGCTGTCAACTACTTGGTGGAGTCATTACACAGAAGCATGGAGAAGAGCATCAGTGTGGAAAAAGCCTTCTCATTGTAGCCTCTCAGTTGAGTCACTGCAGAACTGTACTGAGACTATTTGATGACCTGTCCATGTTGGCGTACTCTGTTCAGTATGGTCTAGGAAATAAG GAAAAAGACTGTCTCATCAGGTGGATTTCTGTCCTGGGCAACATATTTGACCAGCTATACTATCCATGTGAGCATATGGCCTGGGCAGCAGATGCTGGAGTTATTCCCATTAAATCTGATAAGTGGTGGACAGCCAGCACAGCACTTTGGGGTCTTTCGCTTATGGTGGGAATTGTACG ATCTCTAAGAATGTTAATAAAACTAAGAAAAAGCAAAGGAAAGCATTCAGC GGATGATCCTCCGAAGAGTCGGGGAGAAATTAAGTTCCAGATGAGATCCGAACTTTTGTGCATTATCAGCTGTTTCTCTGATTTAGTTAATGCTATTCACTGGATGCCTCCTGGTTTTCTATGGGGAGGATGCTCTCCAACGTGGTTGGTTGGTCTCATGGGGACAATATCTTCAGTAATTGGAATCTACCAGACTGCCGTTGGAGGAAACTCTGCAGGGGTATAA